The following proteins are co-located in the Geoanaerobacter pelophilus genome:
- a CDS encoding ABC transporter permease, translating to MFERLKAMLIKEFIQVLRDKRTRFVIFVIPVFQVVVFGYAVNTDVRNSRMAILDRDNSSESREIVERFTRSGYFQTVERIADERRMTELLNRGDVRGVMVFDAGFGGRVQGKGEAPLALVLDGSDANSAGIVLSYASAIIAAYNIERLSARAAREGVAQPLAGVVLQSRAWFNPNLESRVYFIPAVIAMLVMVVTMVLSSMAVVREKEMGTIEQVVVTPITRSEFIIGKTLPFILMGYANVAIVAAVAVHWFDIPIRGSLGLLAVATGLFLMSSLGAGLLISTISSTQQQALMSAFFVIFPGMLLSGFAFPIDNMPESIRYVTILNPLRWFMVILRAIFLKGVGMEILWKEMAALGGLGLAVLLIAVARFRKTVG from the coding sequence ATGTTCGAGCGCCTCAAAGCAATGCTGATCAAGGAGTTCATCCAGGTGCTGCGGGACAAGCGGACCCGCTTCGTCATCTTCGTGATCCCGGTATTCCAGGTGGTGGTCTTCGGCTATGCGGTCAACACCGATGTCAGGAACAGCCGGATGGCGATCCTCGACCGGGACAACAGCAGCGAAAGTCGCGAAATAGTCGAGCGCTTTACTCGGTCAGGCTATTTCCAGACGGTCGAGCGGATTGCCGACGAGCGGCGAATGACTGAGCTGCTCAACCGAGGCGATGTGCGGGGGGTGATGGTCTTTGACGCCGGTTTTGGCGGGAGAGTTCAGGGAAAAGGGGAGGCGCCCCTGGCGTTGGTACTCGACGGCAGCGACGCCAACTCCGCCGGTATCGTCCTGAGCTATGCCTCCGCGATCATCGCCGCCTACAACATTGAACGGCTCTCTGCCAGGGCTGCCCGGGAGGGGGTGGCCCAGCCCCTTGCCGGGGTGGTGCTCCAGTCTAGGGCCTGGTTCAACCCGAACCTGGAGAGCCGGGTCTACTTCATCCCGGCGGTTATCGCCATGCTGGTAATGGTGGTGACCATGGTGTTGTCGAGCATGGCAGTGGTGCGGGAAAAGGAGATGGGGACCATTGAGCAGGTAGTGGTCACGCCGATTACCAGGAGTGAATTCATCATCGGCAAGACCTTGCCGTTCATCCTGATGGGTTACGCCAACGTGGCAATTGTGGCAGCGGTCGCGGTCCACTGGTTCGACATCCCGATCCGTGGCAGCCTCGGCCTGCTAGCTGTAGCTACCGGCCTGTTTCTGATGAGTTCACTGGGAGCCGGGCTGCTGATATCCACCATCAGCAGCACCCAGCAGCAGGCGCTGATGTCTGCCTTTTTCGTGATCTTCCCGGGGATGCTGCTCTCCGGCTTCGCCTTTCCCATCGATAACATGCCGGAGTCGATCCGCTACGTGACCATTCTGAACCCGCTCCGCTGGTTCATGGTCATCCTGCGGGCGATTTTCCTCAAAGGGGTGGGGATGGAGATCCTCTGGAAGGAGATGGCGGCTCTGGGCGGGCTGGGACTGGCGGTACTACTGATCGCCGTGGCGCGGTTCAGGAAAACCGTGGGGTGA
- a CDS encoding DUF3343 domain-containing protein, whose protein sequence is MEAVVVADGDYVVVFQSIHRVMKAEKLLKGKGLAVLLIPAPRSITSDCGLALRYGADIREAVEQALSEASLLPEDRYLKEGEFKKI, encoded by the coding sequence ATGGAGGCAGTTGTGGTAGCTGACGGCGATTATGTTGTAGTGTTCCAGTCGATCCACCGGGTGATGAAGGCGGAGAAGCTCTTAAAGGGGAAAGGCCTGGCGGTGCTGCTCATTCCGGCGCCCCGGTCGATTACCTCGGACTGCGGGCTGGCCCTGCGCTATGGGGCTGATATCCGCGAGGCGGTAGAGCAGGCGCTCAGCGAGGCTTCGCTGCTTCCAGAGGACCGGTACCTGAAAGAAGGGGAATTCAAAAAAATATAA